A window of Mesomycoplasma lagogenitalium contains these coding sequences:
- a CDS encoding transketolase codes for MSLKKENKLKLISAMRGIALDSINKAKQGHIGMALGASEIFYSLICENLKFTEKEPKWINRDRFVLSAGHGSMGMYAAYHFMNLLSVEDMKNHKEFNSKTPSHPEIDKLNLVDASTGPLGQGIAMAVGMAISQKYLANKYNKDRLEIIDHNVFVLCGDGDLQEGVALEAIQLAGTQRLGKLIIIHDYNNMQIDSKADEVNNLDFEKYFKAHNFTTIILKSNDIDEINKAIKQARLRTKPTYIQIPTTIAYKTKMQNSSKGHNGILNEQDTIEYKKSLKLTDLNPFEYSKDFYQLGKYWLNKKEIFFSRWKSKMDKYRKAYPELANEIEQLKNKQYNFDFSNFKFNQTNVATRNYIGEIMNYIDNNFKFVMGGSADLRAATKVGFDKDFKNIKYGIREFAMSAINNGIYLDSNIKTIGSTFLVFSDYAKAALRLGALMEIPSISIFTHDSYQVGGDGPTHQPIEQLTSLRSIPNYLVLRPADENEMLNAFKYALNSKTTPVAIIACRQELKSYNLQKTEFKAAYFIKNRDNFDISILASGSEVQLAEQVANELEKENIIANVISVPALQLLVNDQKLVLDLKLDLKPMFAIEASNDHLWYKLSKYNKFDAYLAKDFGHSAPGQFVYEHNGFNKNNLVNLVKEFLKK; via the coding sequence ATGTCATTAAAAAAAGAAAATAAATTAAAATTAATATCAGCAATGCGTGGCATTGCTCTTGATTCCATCAACAAAGCTAAACAAGGGCACATCGGAATGGCATTAGGTGCTAGTGAAATTTTTTACTCTTTAATTTGTGAAAATTTAAAATTTACTGAAAAAGAGCCAAAATGAATTAATAGAGATCGCTTTGTTTTATCTGCAGGACATGGTTCGATGGGAATGTATGCTGCATACCATTTTATGAATTTACTTTCTGTAGAAGATATGAAAAATCACAAAGAATTTAATTCCAAAACTCCCTCGCATCCTGAAATTGATAAACTTAATTTAGTTGATGCATCTACTGGACCATTAGGGCAAGGAATAGCGATGGCGGTAGGAATGGCGATAAGTCAAAAATATTTAGCAAACAAATATAATAAAGACCGCTTGGAAATCATTGACCATAATGTTTTTGTACTCTGTGGCGATGGCGATTTACAAGAAGGTGTAGCACTAGAAGCAATTCAATTAGCTGGTACTCAAAGATTAGGCAAATTAATTATTATTCATGATTATAATAATATGCAAATCGATTCTAAAGCCGATGAAGTTAACAATCTAGATTTTGAAAAATATTTTAAAGCGCATAATTTTACAACTATTATTTTAAAATCCAATGATATTGACGAAATAAATAAAGCAATAAAACAAGCTAGATTAAGAACAAAACCAACTTATATTCAAATTCCTACAACAATCGCTTATAAAACAAAAATGCAAAATTCTTCCAAAGGACATAATGGAATATTAAATGAGCAAGATACAATTGAATATAAAAAATCTCTTAAATTAACCGATTTAAATCCGTTTGAATATTCAAAAGATTTTTATCAACTGGGTAAATATTGACTAAATAAAAAAGAAATATTTTTTTCACGTTGAAAATCAAAAATGGATAAATATCGTAAAGCATATCCTGAATTAGCAAACGAAATTGAGCAATTAAAAAACAAACAATATAATTTTGATTTTAGCAATTTTAAATTTAATCAAACAAATGTTGCAACAAGAAATTATATTGGCGAAATTATGAATTACATTGATAATAATTTTAAATTTGTAATGGGAGGATCTGCTGATCTTCGAGCGGCAACAAAAGTAGGATTTGATAAAGATTTTAAAAATATTAAATACGGAATTAGAGAATTTGCAATGAGTGCTATTAATAATGGAATCTATCTTGATAGCAACATTAAAACAATCGGTTCAACATTTTTAGTTTTTTCAGATTATGCAAAGGCAGCATTAAGATTGGGAGCATTAATGGAAATTCCATCAATTTCTATTTTTACTCACGATTCATATCAAGTTGGAGGAGACGGACCAACACATCAACCAATTGAACAATTGACATCATTGCGTTCCATTCCGAATTACTTAGTTTTAAGACCGGCTGACGAAAATGAAATGTTAAATGCATTTAAATATGCATTAAATTCTAAAACAACACCGGTAGCTATTATTGCTTGTCGTCAAGAACTAAAATCTTATAATTTACAAAAAACTGAATTTAAAGCTGCATATTTTATTAAAAATAGAGATAATTTCGATATTTCAATTTTAGCATCAGGATCTGAAGTGCAACTAGCAGAACAAGTTGCTAATGAGCTAGAAAAAGAAAACATTATTGCTAATGTGATATCGGTTCCAGCACTACAATTATTAGTAAATGATCAAAAATTAGTTTTAGATTTAAAATTAGATTTAAAACCAATGTTTGCCATTGAGGCATCAAACGATCATCTTTGATACAAATTATCTAAATATAATAAATTTGATGCATATTTAGCTAAAGATTTTGGGCATTCAGCTCCTGGACAGTTTGTATACGAGCACAACGGCTTTAATAAAAATAATTTAGTTAATTTAGTTAAAGAATTTTTAAAAAAATAA
- a CDS encoding PTS ascorbate transporter subunit IIC: MDFLNWMLEFLKSFVGTPALLVGMFTMIGALILKKKFSQVIISSFKVTVGFLIMGAGAGALVGSLNKFQPLFKEAYNLDGIIPNNDGFAGMLASGLPRIATLGSLIMLLGMIANLVLAATSRFKYVYLSGHVLYYTSLMLSAVMYVMGFNFENNIGDFVMALIAGAGMLSIYMVISPAVQQRYMKQIIGSDEIALGHTGGFGYALSGLIGEGISKISKKRILSTEEIKFPQALYFFRNTLVSISITVFVFYLFAFLPSGIKYEMGKIAKGTEAAMILSDGNWIITMIVQAFTFTAGVEIVLSGVRLFVGELVPMFKGFSDKLIKNSKVAVDCPVVFPYAPNAVVIGFISSFVAGIIGMFITIGLGYGKLIPAVILPGLVPHFFLGATAGVFGNAKGGIWGAIVGPFVGGIIITFVPVFFALGKWTPVEGSQLAILAQEKGQTLNLNSLNWGDTDYFIGFIPGIIGLIPKAGKYLALALILVAYIGLIIDGIVANILKKNKKLKA, encoded by the coding sequence ATGGATTTTCTAAATTGAATGTTAGAATTTTTAAAATCATTTGTCGGAACTCCAGCCCTATTGGTTGGAATGTTCACAATGATTGGGGCATTAATTTTGAAAAAGAAATTTTCCCAAGTTATTATTAGTTCCTTTAAAGTAACAGTTGGATTTTTAATTATGGGCGCTGGTGCTGGTGCACTAGTAGGTTCATTAAATAAATTCCAACCATTATTTAAAGAAGCTTATAATTTGGATGGAATTATTCCAAATAATGATGGTTTTGCAGGAATGCTTGCATCAGGACTTCCAAGAATAGCAACATTAGGTTCATTAATTATGCTATTAGGAATGATCGCTAATTTAGTATTAGCTGCAACATCAAGATTTAAATATGTATATTTATCAGGTCATGTTCTTTATTATACATCTTTAATGCTTTCAGCAGTAATGTATGTAATGGGATTTAATTTTGAAAACAATATAGGCGATTTTGTTATGGCATTAATAGCAGGAGCAGGAATGCTATCGATTTATATGGTAATTTCTCCTGCGGTTCAACAAAGATATATGAAACAAATTATCGGTTCTGATGAAATTGCTTTAGGTCATACAGGAGGATTTGGATATGCACTTTCAGGATTAATTGGTGAAGGAATATCCAAAATTTCTAAAAAAAGAATTTTATCAACAGAAGAAATAAAATTCCCACAAGCTTTATACTTTTTCAGAAACACTCTTGTTTCTATTTCGATAACTGTATTTGTATTTTATTTATTTGCATTTTTACCTTCCGGTATTAAATATGAAATGGGTAAAATTGCTAAAGGAACAGAAGCTGCTATGATTCTTTCTGATGGAAACTGAATTATAACAATGATTGTTCAAGCATTTACATTTACCGCCGGAGTAGAAATAGTTTTATCAGGGGTTAGATTATTTGTTGGTGAACTAGTTCCGATGTTTAAAGGATTTAGTGATAAATTAATTAAAAACTCAAAAGTAGCAGTTGACTGTCCTGTGGTATTCCCTTATGCACCAAATGCAGTAGTAATTGGATTTATTTCTTCATTTGTGGCTGGAATAATTGGGATGTTTATTACTATTGGTTTAGGATATGGAAAATTAATTCCAGCAGTTATTTTACCTGGGTTAGTACCACACTTTTTCTTAGGAGCAACAGCTGGAGTATTTGGAAATGCCAAAGGTGGAATTTGAGGTGCAATAGTTGGACCATTTGTTGGTGGAATTATTATTACATTTGTGCCAGTATTTTTTGCTTTAGGTAAATGAACACCTGTTGAAGGAAGTCAATTGGCAATATTAGCACAAGAAAAAGGTCAAACATTAAATTTAAATTCCTTAAATTGAGGAGATACAGATTATTTCATTGGATTTATTCCAGGAATTATTGGATTAATTCCAAAGGCAGGAAAATATCTTGCACTTGCTTTAATTTTAGTTGCATATATTGGATTAATTATTGATGGAATTGTTGCAAATATTTTAAAGAAAAATAAAAAACTTAAAGCATAA
- a CDS encoding PTS sugar transporter subunit IIB, which translates to MNIKCVCGSGLGSSLLLEMNVKSVLDKLKIQYDSVEHTNISSFSKNGVDYVVVGADVAPALDFPKERMIVLLNILSKDELETKIKEIIKK; encoded by the coding sequence ATGAATATTAAATGTGTATGTGGTTCAGGATTGGGTTCATCTTTATTATTAGAAATGAATGTTAAATCCGTTTTGGATAAATTGAAAATTCAATATGATTCTGTAGAGCACACAAATATTTCTTCATTTTCCAAAAATGGAGTTGATTACGTTGTAGTAGGTGCCGATGTTGCACCTGCACTGGATTTTCCTAAAGAAAGAATGATTGTATTATTAAACATCTTATCTAAAGATGAATTAGAAACAAAAATTAAAGAAATTATTAAAAAATAA
- a CDS encoding PTS sugar transporter subunit IIA: MKLFDENMMQWVENPKDWKEVVHQAVQLLVENNKATWELEQKIYESTELFGAYYVLEKGIALVHGPAGDHCKQAATSTLILNKEIEFNNQEDKTARIIVTLSAPDANTHLSLIQQFGHYFMNDEFKQKALKVKSLEEFLALIKNYEV, from the coding sequence ATGAAATTATTTGATGAAAATATGATGCAATGAGTTGAAAATCCAAAAGATTGAAAAGAAGTTGTTCATCAAGCTGTTCAATTACTAGTTGAAAATAATAAAGCAACTTGGGAATTAGAACAAAAAATTTATGAATCAACAGAATTATTTGGTGCTTATTATGTTTTAGAAAAGGGAATAGCATTGGTTCATGGTCCTGCAGGCGATCATTGTAAACAAGCTGCAACATCAACTTTAATATTAAATAAAGAAATTGAATTTAATAATCAAGAGGATAAAACAGCTAGAATTATCGTTACTTTATCAGCGCCCGATGCTAATACTCATTTATCTTTAATTCAGCAATTTGGACATTATTTTATGAATGATGAATTTAAACAAAAAGCATTAAAAGTTAAAAGTTTAGAAGAATTTTTAGCATTAATTAAAAATTATGAGGTTTAA